One Candidatus Neomarinimicrobiota bacterium genomic window carries:
- a CDS encoding T9SS type A sorting domain-containing protein, which produces MRQSSNWLINLAIYNLRGQEVAFLINGNMPAGIHRVSWDASNVSSGIYFCRLLANDFIRTRNPEQVRVNHW; this is translated from the coding sequence TTGAGACAATCGTCGAATTGGCTGATTAATCTGGCTATTTATAACCTCCGCGGACAGGAAGTAGCGTTCCTAATCAATGGAAATATGCCCGCAGGGATTCACCGAGTCAGTTGGGACGCATCGAACGTTTCCTCAGGAATTTATTTCTGCCGCCTATTAGCAAACGATTTCATCCGGACGAGGAATCCCGAACAAGTACGTGTAAATCATTGGTAA
- a CDS encoding M1 family metallopeptidase, with translation MNCSATKESEREISEDAARGKYAEDPHSFARPWEAVVTHLSLDLTVNFDEKILHGKASLSIEVMPGVRQLHLDGGDLVIERVTLGENEIPAEFTLGEDIELLGRPLIIEIQSQTEAVNIYYSTIPQSGALDWVASAQTAGGTHPFLYTQSQPIFARRWIPLQDTPAVRFTYDARVTVPPELMAVMSAANPTRKNPEGVYEFVMPQAIPSYLMAMGVGNLEFREMGRRTGIYAEPELIEAAAYEFADTEEMMLKVEEMYGPYRWERYDLLVLPPSFPWGGMENPRLTFLTPTVIVGDRSLVSLIAHELAHSWSGNLVTNASWDDIWLNEGFTTYLEGRIMEEVFGSEYEQMLSVLARGKLLKEIKELGVESPDTHLKLNLSGRDPDDGFTDIPYLKGKFFLITIERVVGREKWDAFLKTYFEKYAFKSITTEDFMDYLNANLLSSDKSIADSVNTSAWVYSPGIPGNFPLVRSGELESVNRSASMWSEGGMAADVNTEGWTTHHWLKFLRSLPRENEISRMKDLDNTFGLTKSGNPEILVEWLVISITSKYEPAYTVLENFLLTVGRRKLLKPLYTKMAETPEGLATAQEIYEKAKPMYHHSTKLTIAKILGLEEMQ, from the coding sequence ATGAACTGTTCGGCAACGAAAGAGTCTGAACGGGAAATTTCGGAAGATGCAGCGCGCGGTAAGTATGCGGAAGACCCGCATTCGTTCGCACGACCATGGGAAGCCGTGGTAACGCACCTCTCGCTTGATTTGACAGTAAACTTCGACGAAAAAATCCTGCATGGGAAGGCAAGTTTGTCGATAGAGGTCATGCCCGGCGTCCGGCAATTACATCTTGATGGGGGCGACCTCGTAATCGAAAGAGTAACTCTTGGAGAAAATGAAATCCCTGCCGAGTTTACGTTAGGAGAGGATATAGAACTTTTAGGTAGACCTTTAATCATTGAAATTCAATCTCAAACCGAGGCGGTAAATATATACTACTCTACCATTCCGCAATCAGGAGCGCTTGACTGGGTGGCGTCTGCTCAAACGGCTGGGGGAACACATCCGTTTTTATACACTCAATCACAGCCGATATTCGCGAGAAGGTGGATACCCCTGCAGGATACGCCGGCAGTGAGATTTACATATGATGCGAGAGTGACTGTTCCGCCTGAATTGATGGCTGTTATGAGCGCCGCTAACCCGACCCGGAAAAATCCTGAAGGAGTGTATGAATTCGTGATGCCTCAGGCGATACCCTCGTATCTCATGGCTATGGGTGTGGGGAATCTTGAATTCCGTGAGATGGGACGGAGGACCGGAATCTACGCCGAACCGGAGTTGATAGAAGCGGCCGCTTATGAGTTCGCCGATACCGAGGAGATGATGTTGAAGGTGGAAGAGATGTACGGTCCATACAGGTGGGAGAGATATGACCTTCTCGTACTTCCACCGAGTTTTCCGTGGGGCGGAATGGAGAACCCCAGACTCACTTTTCTCACTCCAACGGTCATAGTCGGGGACAGGTCACTTGTCTCTTTGATTGCGCATGAGCTCGCTCATTCATGGTCTGGCAACCTCGTTACGAATGCAAGCTGGGATGATATCTGGCTGAACGAAGGGTTTACCACATACCTTGAAGGGCGCATAATGGAGGAGGTTTTCGGGAGTGAATATGAACAGATGTTAAGCGTTCTTGCCAGGGGAAAACTGTTGAAAGAGATAAAAGAATTAGGTGTTGAGAGTCCTGATACACATTTAAAGCTTAATCTTAGCGGTAGGGATCCCGATGATGGATTCACCGATATCCCTTATTTGAAAGGGAAATTTTTTCTGATTACAATTGAAAGGGTCGTGGGAAGAGAAAAATGGGATGCTTTTTTGAAAACATATTTCGAAAAGTATGCCTTCAAGAGCATAACAACAGAAGATTTCATGGATTATCTCAACGCAAATTTGTTGTCGTCGGATAAGTCGATCGCGGACAGCGTCAACACTTCCGCGTGGGTCTATTCCCCCGGTATTCCGGGCAATTTCCCTCTTGTCAGGTCCGGAGAGCTTGAATCCGTAAATAGGAGCGCATCTATGTGGTCCGAAGGCGGAATGGCGGCTGATGTGAACACAGAGGGGTGGACGACCCATCACTGGCTTAAGTTCCTCAGATCGCTTCCGAGGGAGAACGAGATATCCCGCATGAAGGATTTGGATAACACGTTCGGATTAACTAAATCAGGTAACCCCGAGATACTCGTTGAGTGGCTGGTGATTTCAATCACGAGTAAGTACGAACCTGCTTACACTGTTTTAGAAAATTTTCTGTTGACAGTCGGCAGAAGAAAACTATTAAAACCCCTGTACACAAAAATGGCTGAAACACCCGAAGGTCTTGCGACTGCACAAGAAATTTATGAAAAAGCCAAGCCTATGTACCATCATTCGACAAAACTAACCATCGCAAAAATTCTCGGATTGGAAGAGATGCAATAA